In one window of Poriferisphaera corsica DNA:
- a CDS encoding transposase, whose translation MATAFDDETYGQRWQVETVTSMLKRNLGTALTAHSDARRNQEMMLMVLTHNLAIIYIRGGFLQSIPGTFYSQWRVGVNLPARIALRLCKFV comes from the coding sequence ATGGCAACTGCGTTTGATGATGAGACCTATGGCCAACGTTGGCAAGTTGAAACCGTGACGAGCATGTTGAAACGAAATCTTGGCACCGCGCTAACTGCTCATAGTGATGCACGTCGCAATCAGGAAATGATGCTGATGGTACTCACACACAACCTCGCCATCATCTACATCCGCGGAGGGTTTCTACAGAGCATACCTGGCACCTTTTATTCCCAATGGCGGGTAGGTGTGAACCTTCCAGCTCGCATTGCTCTCAGATTATGTAAGTTTGTTTGA
- a CDS encoding RHS repeat-associated core domain-containing protein: protein MTQTNPALTDVRLLIQNRRYSVVAMADASNATILEQYTHTSFGRTSVFDATGNPLATSAYNNPYGFTGRRYDSESKLYHYRRRAYSPELGRFLQRDPAGYVDGYNLYAYVRNNPLRFILLMENAFLVGVIHIF, encoded by the coding sequence ATGACGCAAACCAACCCTGCGCTCACCGATGTTCGCTTGCTGATACAAAATCGTCGCTACAGCGTTGTCGCCATGGCAGATGCATCCAACGCAACAATCCTCGAACAATACACCCACACCTCCTTCGGCCGCACCTCCGTCTTCGACGCCACCGGCAACCCCCTCGCTACATCTGCATATAACAACCCATACGGCTTCACCGGCCGACGTTACGATTCAGAATCCAAACTGTATCACTACCGTCGCCGCGCCTACAGCCCAGAGTTAGGCCGCTTCCTCCAACGCGACCCCGCCGGCTACGTCGATGGCTACAACCTCTATGCATATGTTAGAAACAACCCACTACGATTCATCTTGTTAATGGAGAACGCATTTCTAGTGGGAGTAATACACATATTTTAG
- a CDS encoding PEP-CTERM sorting domain-containing protein (PEP-CTERM proteins occur, often in large numbers, in the proteomes of bacteria that also encode an exosortase, a predicted intramembrane cysteine proteinase. The presence of a PEP-CTERM domain at a protein's C-terminus predicts cleavage within the sorting domain, followed by covalent anchoring to some some component of the (usually Gram-negative) cell surface. Many PEP-CTERM proteins exhibit an unusual sequence composition that includes large numbers of potential glycosylation sites. Expression of one such protein has been shown restore the ability of a bacterium to form floc, a type of biofilm.), which produces MKNSGHLGAALVAGMVFVGVVGGVAEATPVNFVDPGEWSVGSSGSTYQAWDVFTGTTGNGPDVGYNREGDLVASSGVQVSGPYVASSGNFYGLFGEFDVTADVVNASGGSGTGTHVVVQMASTSSADEVKVFNGAGEEIAGAVQLRSDELGKVFLYNMTPPGSSTPVPIYSYEDIYEFYLPDYVGDYQIVASYAGHSSFDGLRIDSYLTDSAMSVTVVPEPAAVALLGLGGLMILQRRRKV; this is translated from the coding sequence ATGAAGAATTCAGGTCATTTAGGAGCGGCATTGGTCGCTGGGATGGTGTTTGTTGGTGTTGTAGGTGGTGTTGCGGAGGCGACGCCTGTGAATTTTGTAGATCCGGGTGAATGGTCGGTGGGATCATCGGGGTCGACGTATCAGGCTTGGGATGTATTTACGGGGACAACGGGGAACGGGCCGGATGTTGGCTATAACCGTGAGGGAGATTTGGTGGCGTCTTCTGGCGTGCAGGTTAGCGGGCCATATGTTGCGAGCTCGGGGAATTTTTATGGGTTGTTTGGTGAGTTTGATGTGACGGCGGATGTTGTGAATGCGTCTGGTGGTAGTGGCACAGGTACGCATGTCGTGGTGCAGATGGCATCGACGTCGAGTGCAGATGAGGTGAAGGTTTTCAATGGAGCTGGTGAGGAGATTGCGGGTGCGGTGCAGTTGCGATCGGATGAACTAGGGAAGGTGTTTTTGTACAACATGACACCTCCGGGTAGTTCTACGCCGGTTCCGATTTACAGCTATGAAGATATTTATGAGTTTTATCTGCCTGACTATGTCGGTGATTACCAGATTGTTGCATCGTATGCGGGGCATTCGAGTTTTGATGGGTTACGGATTGATAGCTATCTGACGGATAGTGCGATGTCGGTGACGGTTGTGCCAGAGCCGGCGGCGGTTGCGCTGCTTGGTTTGGGTGGGTTGATGATACTACAGAGACGTAGGAAAGTTTAA
- a CDS encoding type II secretion system protein translates to MKRAWPGFTLIELLVVISIIAMLIGMLLPALSNARVAAMSVRNRSNLKQVLVAGELYANEYDGELLYGYAPPTLGGVGFDVEANGLKLSFPVTSRYAWRLSPYFSGIWEVMYDHTALPEVPRVGEDASTAFEKAYAISVTTGFAPNSVFVGGHHSVAFFKGFRPAGWSYERNVGEHVVFKRSEIRNASGLIWFTEVQQVLTGDLVEGNGFYWATPPVANGRKWDVEDGEMVVSNQGIGMGLPKGRYGEVTSSGFLDGHVEGLRAEELLDMRLWYQGAKWADDDFVD, encoded by the coding sequence ATGAAGAGGGCATGGCCCGGGTTTACATTAATAGAGTTACTTGTTGTTATAAGCATAATCGCGATGCTTATAGGGATGCTATTGCCAGCGCTTAGCAATGCTCGGGTCGCGGCGATGTCGGTGAGGAATCGGAGTAATTTAAAACAGGTTTTAGTGGCTGGCGAGTTGTATGCAAATGAGTATGACGGGGAGTTGTTGTATGGGTATGCGCCGCCGACGTTAGGGGGTGTGGGTTTTGATGTTGAGGCGAATGGATTGAAGTTGTCATTTCCGGTGACATCGCGGTATGCGTGGCGGTTGTCGCCGTATTTTTCGGGGATATGGGAGGTGATGTATGACCACACGGCGTTGCCAGAGGTTCCGCGGGTGGGCGAGGATGCATCGACGGCTTTTGAAAAAGCGTATGCGATTAGTGTGACGACGGGGTTTGCGCCGAATTCTGTGTTTGTGGGTGGTCATCATTCGGTAGCTTTTTTTAAGGGGTTTAGGCCGGCAGGCTGGTCGTATGAACGGAATGTGGGTGAGCATGTGGTGTTTAAGCGATCGGAGATCCGGAACGCATCGGGGTTGATTTGGTTTACAGAAGTGCAGCAAGTGTTGACTGGTGATCTGGTTGAGGGGAATGGGTTTTACTGGGCTACGCCACCGGTTGCGAATGGGCGGAAGTGGGATGTTGAGGATGGTGAGATGGTTGTATCTAACCAAGGGATAGGGATGGGTTTGCCGAAGGGGCGATATGGGGAGGTGACATCAAGCGGGTTTTTGGATGGGCATGTGGAGGGGCTTCGAGCGGAGGAGCTGTTGGATATGCGGTTGTGGTATCAGGGTGCGAAGTGGGCGGATGATGATTTTGTGGATTAA
- a CDS encoding sirohydrochlorin chelatase: MSINGMRKQMKYMLPMVVIVGALVMTAVLPLVVSGAVGDKQADVKQVVKDDVAVVLVGHGVPPSDFPRNELRAAIKALNEMTGHDHGDGGEDHEHDAEGEVLAKKLLNWPMTRENNAYYFGVKDIADVLRSRSGLPVFIGFNEFCGPTTGDAIDTAVKQGYTHVIVTTVMMTPGGGHSERDILNSMKRVEENYPHVKLTYAWPFPVERVAGVLHEQVMDSMN, encoded by the coding sequence ATGTCGATAAATGGTATGCGAAAGCAGATGAAGTATATGTTGCCGATGGTTGTGATTGTTGGCGCTTTGGTTATGACTGCGGTTTTGCCGTTGGTTGTGTCGGGGGCTGTGGGTGATAAGCAAGCTGATGTAAAGCAGGTTGTTAAGGATGATGTGGCGGTTGTGTTGGTTGGGCATGGGGTGCCGCCGAGTGATTTCCCGAGGAATGAATTGCGTGCAGCGATCAAGGCGCTGAATGAGATGACGGGTCATGATCATGGTGATGGGGGAGAGGATCATGAGCATGATGCGGAGGGGGAAGTGCTTGCGAAAAAGCTGCTGAATTGGCCGATGACGCGAGAGAACAATGCGTATTATTTTGGTGTGAAGGATATTGCAGATGTTCTGCGATCGAGGTCGGGATTGCCGGTTTTTATAGGTTTTAATGAGTTTTGCGGGCCGACGACGGGCGATGCGATTGATACGGCGGTGAAGCAGGGTTATACGCATGTGATTGTGACGACGGTGATGATGACGCCGGGGGGTGGCCATTCGGAGCGGGATATTTTGAATTCGATGAAACGTGTCGAGGAGAATTATCCGCATGTTAAGTTGACGTATGCGTGGCCGTTTCCGGTTGAGCGTGTGGCGGGGGTGTTGCATGAACAGGTGATGGATTCAATGAATTGA
- a CDS encoding methyl-accepting chemotaxis protein → MKFKSVRTKFVAWSSLALVASLTVATTFAGWKAWSDAQSSATEKAIKIALTTSNTIKGALDNDMGTVRTLADFAASAVNTQTNRIDSPELIKQTLKSTLETNPGYVGVWLNYEPNFLPTNQTEKAPDTYANFYWSRDDTGKLIYTDIATNEPATADYYQQPYKAGKDAATEPYEYEVGGKTVLMASFATPIIKNNKTVGVIGIDIPLDNLQQLASACDAFDGSAKMVILSPGGHIVGYKDQPDLLNTNAADINEEFKLNKDRILAGESMNWQAKGLLQVYAPTSFGRGGQFSTTIIAVPESVILAPAKAALLKMIGLGLLCLIAASFLLYYLGGKIANPIKQVVDGMNDISQGDGDLTKRLARQTDDEVGDLADAFNTFAEKVHDIIAQVTETTQQVASAATQIASSSEEIAQGMSEQSAQVTEVSSAIEEMSASITEVATRSNDAHENSNKAKSTAVTGSDIVSQTIQGIEQIASDASQVGSLIGNLGSQAQRIGEIIVVINDISDQTNLLALNAAIEAARAGEHGRGFAVVADEVRKLADRTTKATDDITELIGNIQQGTNDAITQMDASKGNVERGVQTATDAGSSLSEIIDGADNVSSLIQTIAAAAEQQSAAAEEISSNIQSISAVTAQSREGTDQAAQAANHLSEKADQLKQLVSQFKIREAA, encoded by the coding sequence ATGAAGTTCAAATCTGTCCGAACCAAATTCGTCGCCTGGTCCAGCCTCGCGCTCGTTGCCTCACTCACCGTCGCCACCACCTTCGCAGGCTGGAAAGCATGGAGTGATGCACAATCCTCTGCCACTGAAAAAGCCATCAAAATCGCCCTCACCACCTCAAACACCATCAAAGGCGCACTCGATAACGACATGGGCACCGTCCGCACACTTGCAGATTTCGCAGCCAGCGCCGTCAACACACAAACCAATCGCATTGATAGCCCCGAACTCATCAAACAAACCCTCAAATCAACACTCGAAACCAACCCCGGCTACGTCGGCGTCTGGCTCAACTACGAACCCAACTTCTTACCCACCAACCAAACCGAAAAAGCGCCCGACACCTACGCAAACTTCTACTGGTCGCGCGACGACACCGGCAAACTCATCTACACCGACATCGCAACCAATGAACCCGCAACAGCCGATTACTACCAACAACCCTATAAAGCCGGCAAAGACGCAGCCACCGAACCCTACGAATACGAAGTCGGCGGCAAAACCGTCCTCATGGCCTCATTCGCCACTCCCATCATCAAAAACAACAAAACCGTCGGCGTCATCGGCATCGACATCCCACTCGATAATCTACAACAGCTCGCAAGCGCCTGTGACGCCTTCGACGGCTCAGCCAAAATGGTCATCCTCAGCCCCGGTGGTCACATCGTTGGCTACAAAGATCAGCCCGACCTGCTCAACACCAACGCCGCCGATATCAACGAAGAATTCAAGCTCAATAAAGACCGCATCCTCGCAGGCGAATCCATGAACTGGCAAGCCAAAGGCCTACTCCAAGTCTACGCACCCACATCCTTCGGACGTGGCGGCCAATTCTCAACCACCATCATCGCCGTACCCGAATCCGTCATTCTCGCACCCGCCAAAGCCGCACTCCTCAAAATGATCGGCCTCGGCCTCCTCTGCCTCATCGCCGCCTCATTCCTCCTCTACTACCTCGGCGGCAAAATCGCCAACCCAATCAAACAAGTCGTTGATGGCATGAACGACATCTCCCAAGGTGACGGCGACCTCACCAAACGTCTCGCCCGACAAACCGACGACGAAGTCGGCGACCTCGCAGACGCTTTCAACACATTCGCCGAAAAAGTCCACGATATCATCGCTCAAGTCACCGAAACAACTCAGCAAGTCGCCTCCGCAGCAACCCAAATCGCATCCTCAAGCGAAGAAATCGCCCAAGGCATGTCCGAGCAATCCGCTCAGGTCACCGAAGTCTCCTCCGCAATCGAAGAAATGTCCGCCTCAATCACCGAAGTCGCCACCCGCAGTAACGATGCCCACGAAAACTCAAACAAAGCAAAATCCACCGCCGTTACAGGCTCCGACATCGTCTCTCAAACTATTCAAGGCATCGAGCAGATCGCTTCCGACGCATCACAAGTCGGCTCACTCATCGGCAACCTCGGCTCACAAGCTCAGCGCATCGGCGAAATCATCGTCGTCATCAATGACATCTCCGATCAAACCAACCTCCTCGCCCTCAACGCCGCCATCGAAGCCGCCCGCGCCGGTGAGCATGGCCGAGGCTTCGCCGTTGTCGCCGACGAAGTCCGCAAACTCGCCGACCGCACCACCAAAGCCACCGACGACATCACCGAACTCATCGGCAACATCCAGCAAGGCACAAACGATGCCATCACACAAATGGACGCAAGCAAAGGCAACGTCGAACGCGGCGTACAAACCGCAACCGACGCCGGCTCCTCACTCTCCGAAATCATCGACGGCGCCGACAACGTCTCATCCCTCATCCAAACCATCGCAGCAGCAGCCGAACAACAATCCGCCGCCGCCGAAGAAATCTCCTCAAACATCCAAAGCATCTCAGCCGTCACTGCCCAATCACGCGAAGGCACCGACCAAGCCGCCCAAGCCGCCAATCACCTCTCTGAAAAAGCCGATCAGCTCAAGCAGCTCGTCAGCCAATTCAAAATCCGTGAAGCAGCTTAA
- a CDS encoding sodium:solute symporter family protein — protein MHALDWTLVGILLVGIIGLAYYTKRYTQSVADFLAANRCAGRYLLAISEGMAGLGAISVVAQFQMFYNAGFTATYWSLASQPMLILITLSGYVIYRYRETRAMTLAQYFEMRYSKGVRIYAGILGWISGIVNFGIFPSVGARFFMYFCGIPRYILGSVESGGGHIVATSSKVTHYLANGETNVYAGDALSKLDLSSLTYTFCWAQIDLTYIALMLGLLAVSLFFVFMGGQIAVMVTDFVQGIFTFIVMLVIVAFIFWKLDWVDISTTLASKTGEGKSMLNPFDTGNIDGFNPWFFFISIFGMFITYMAWQGASAYNSSAKNAHEARMSKILGSWRGMVFIMATMLLPIGAWVLMNQGGDGAESAAALTGQVDGALAMIGNESVQNQMRVPIALTKMLPVGITGAFCAVMLFAFISTHDTYLHSWGSIFVQDVILPFKKKPFTPKQHIWMLRFSIMFVALFIFMFSLFFQQSQYILMFFAITGAIYAGGAGPVIVFGLYWKRGTTKAALTSLTLGWAVALSGMVLQNGWKSVWYPKMEAYAPWMLDVWAGLFEMCRQLPGINWALDPEKFPIDGQWFFFFAIVLSLTAYITISLIESYVLGKPTHNMDQLLHRGDYRINDDHAEAEKPPVGIKAILPSSEFTFRDKLVYWGNFAWVAVWFVVFVVATTMNWLLPSMGYDTSFGNDGWAKFWQVQVFASIVLCIFTVIWFIVGGLGDMKSMFRTLSTAKRDVRDNGMVHDGHSIVDDELVEDAEEKEAETETVEA, from the coding sequence ATGCATGCATTGGACTGGACGCTGGTCGGAATCCTGTTGGTCGGGATTATTGGTTTGGCGTACTACACGAAGCGGTACACGCAGAGTGTGGCGGACTTTTTGGCGGCGAACCGTTGTGCGGGTCGTTATCTGCTGGCGATCTCGGAAGGGATGGCGGGGCTGGGTGCGATCTCGGTGGTGGCCCAATTCCAGATGTTTTACAACGCTGGTTTTACGGCGACGTATTGGTCGCTGGCTTCGCAGCCGATGCTGATTTTGATTACGTTGTCGGGATATGTGATATACCGATACCGTGAGACGCGTGCGATGACGTTGGCGCAGTATTTTGAGATGCGGTACAGCAAGGGCGTGCGTATCTATGCGGGGATACTGGGTTGGATCTCGGGGATTGTGAACTTTGGTATTTTCCCATCGGTGGGTGCACGATTCTTCATGTACTTCTGCGGGATTCCAAGATATATCCTGGGGAGTGTTGAGTCGGGCGGTGGTCACATTGTTGCAACGAGCAGTAAGGTGACGCATTACCTGGCGAATGGTGAGACGAATGTTTATGCGGGTGATGCGTTATCGAAGCTGGATTTGTCGAGCTTGACGTACACGTTTTGCTGGGCACAGATTGACTTGACGTATATTGCGCTCATGTTGGGTTTGCTGGCGGTGTCGCTGTTCTTCGTGTTTATGGGTGGCCAGATTGCGGTGATGGTGACGGACTTTGTTCAGGGTATTTTCACGTTTATCGTGATGCTTGTGATTGTTGCGTTCATTTTCTGGAAGCTTGACTGGGTGGATATTTCGACGACGCTGGCGAGCAAAACGGGTGAGGGGAAGAGTATGCTGAACCCGTTTGATACGGGGAATATTGACGGGTTTAATCCGTGGTTCTTCTTTATCAGTATTTTTGGGATGTTCATTACGTATATGGCGTGGCAGGGTGCTTCGGCGTACAACTCGAGTGCGAAGAATGCACACGAGGCGAGGATGTCGAAGATTTTGGGGTCATGGCGTGGGATGGTGTTTATCATGGCAACGATGTTGCTTCCGATTGGCGCATGGGTGCTGATGAATCAGGGCGGTGATGGTGCTGAATCGGCGGCTGCATTGACGGGTCAGGTTGATGGGGCGCTTGCGATGATTGGTAATGAGAGTGTTCAGAATCAGATGCGTGTGCCGATTGCGCTGACGAAGATGTTGCCGGTGGGGATTACGGGCGCGTTCTGTGCGGTGATGTTGTTTGCGTTTATCTCGACGCACGATACGTATTTGCACAGTTGGGGTAGTATTTTTGTGCAGGATGTGATTTTGCCGTTCAAGAAGAAGCCGTTTACGCCGAAGCAGCATATTTGGATGTTGCGATTCTCGATTATGTTCGTGGCGTTGTTCATCTTTATGTTCAGTTTGTTCTTCCAACAGAGTCAGTACATCTTGATGTTCTTTGCGATTACGGGTGCGATTTATGCGGGCGGGGCAGGGCCGGTGATTGTGTTTGGTTTGTACTGGAAACGCGGTACGACGAAGGCTGCGTTGACGTCGTTGACGCTGGGTTGGGCGGTCGCGCTGTCGGGCATGGTGTTGCAGAATGGTTGGAAGAGTGTGTGGTATCCGAAGATGGAGGCGTATGCACCGTGGATGCTGGATGTTTGGGCTGGTTTATTTGAGATGTGCCGTCAGTTGCCGGGGATCAACTGGGCGCTGGATCCTGAAAAGTTTCCGATTGACGGGCAGTGGTTCTTCTTCTTTGCGATCGTGCTTTCGCTGACGGCTTATATTACGATTTCATTGATAGAGTCATATGTGCTTGGCAAGCCTACCCATAATATGGATCAGCTGTTGCATCGTGGTGATTATCGAATCAATGATGACCATGCGGAAGCAGAGAAGCCGCCGGTTGGCATTAAGGCGATCTTGCCTAGCTCTGAGTTTACGTTCAGAGACAAGCTGGTTTACTGGGGTAACTTTGCGTGGGTTGCGGTCTGGTTTGTGGTGTTTGTGGTGGCAACGACGATGAACTGGTTGTTGCCAAGCATGGGGTATGACACGTCATTTGGTAATGATGGCTGGGCGAAATTCTGGCAGGTTCAGGTGTTTGCATCGATCGTGTTGTGTATATTTACGGTGATTTGGTTTATTGTGGGTGGTTTGGGTGATATGAAATCTATGTTCAGGACGCTATCGACTGCGAAGCGCGATGTGCGAGATAATGGTATGGTTCATGATGGACATAGCATTGTGGATGATGAACTGGTTGAGGATGCAGAAGAGAAAGAAGCTGAAACAGAGACTGTTGAGGCTTGA
- a CDS encoding carbohydrate-binding family 9-like protein, which produces MKLMNMMSVGLVAGGVMMGVGCAGQELVKEGGPIAGVSGRDVLVDGFYAFYTSEEMTMDGVLDEEVWANADEVPIKYVFAPEGFEGEVSQTTAKLIWNDEYLIVGIECADKDVRSHSEKHDDTLWDGDVAEFFVKPSEDGPRYTEIVIAPNGAYYDGAYNKRWKDNGAGGPGWESEAEIGTVVKGTDGDASDDDEGYVVEFKVKLSKFTDGEPAKAGDVWRFGAFRYDFAKQWEKPLLLMNFEKSEKGFHYYEGYLPIRFVK; this is translated from the coding sequence ATGAAATTGATGAATATGATGAGCGTGGGGCTGGTCGCTGGTGGTGTGATGATGGGTGTTGGTTGTGCTGGTCAGGAGTTGGTGAAGGAAGGGGGGCCGATTGCTGGGGTATCGGGTCGGGATGTGTTGGTGGATGGTTTTTACGCGTTCTATACAAGTGAAGAAATGACGATGGATGGGGTGTTGGATGAAGAAGTGTGGGCGAATGCGGACGAGGTGCCAATCAAGTATGTGTTTGCTCCAGAAGGTTTTGAGGGTGAGGTGAGTCAGACGACCGCGAAGCTGATTTGGAATGATGAGTATTTGATTGTGGGGATAGAGTGTGCAGATAAGGATGTGAGGTCACATAGCGAGAAGCATGATGACACGTTGTGGGATGGTGATGTGGCGGAATTTTTTGTGAAGCCAAGTGAGGATGGGCCGCGATATACGGAGATCGTGATAGCGCCGAACGGTGCGTATTATGATGGTGCCTATAACAAGCGTTGGAAAGATAATGGGGCAGGTGGGCCGGGCTGGGAGAGTGAAGCAGAGATCGGTACGGTTGTGAAGGGGACGGATGGGGATGCGAGTGATGATGATGAGGGGTATGTGGTTGAGTTTAAGGTGAAGCTATCGAAGTTCACGGATGGTGAGCCAGCGAAGGCTGGTGATGTGTGGCGGTTTGGTGCGTTTCGATATGATTTTGCGAAGCAGTGGGAGAAACCGTTATTGCTGATGAACTTTGAGAAATCGGAGAAGGGGTTCCATTATTACGAGGGATACTTGCCGATCCGGTTTGTGAAATAA
- the ccoN gene encoding cytochrome-c oxidase, cbb3-type subunit I: MANDSAVTKKASIAVSGESLEEFSYDDAIVRKFLTAMLIWGIVAFLVGLIIAIELFLPSLKESLLNGVLASLLPAAIAELCVNAIDSFFGIQYLTFARLRPLHTNAAIFAFAGNAIFAAVYYSTQRLCKARMWSDKLSIAHFWGWQLIIVSAALTLPLGITQGKEYAELEWPIDIAIAVVWLVIFGGNFLMTVLKRRERHMYVSLWFYIATIVTVALLHVFNNLVVPSGLFKSYSMYAGVQDAFMQWWYGHNAVAFFLTTPFLGLMYYFLPKAADRPVFSYRLSIIHFWSLVFIYIWAGPHHLHYTALPDWASSLGMLFSLMLWMPSWGGMINGLLTLRGAWHKVLTDPVLKFFVVAITFYGMSTFEGPLLSIKAVNALSHYTDWTIAHVHAGALGWNGFMAFGMLYWLAPRIFQTKLWSQKMANAHFWMGTIGILLYILAIYVAGLAQGLMWRAIDDNGQLQFADFIVTIDSIIPMYYVRAVGGALFLFGGLMCAVNYFMTWRSRPSTYEEPVYAAAPLKKVYEGSESKAEARIDGVLDSAKAIDRFNQFKWHRRWERLPVRFTVFVVVSVTVASLFEIIPTFLIRSNVPTIASVKPYTPLELAGRDVYIAEGCYNCHSQMIRPIFAEELRYGEYSKPGEFVYDHPFQWGSRRIGPDLAREGVTRPQALWHYRHFLNPPDTSPRSLMPPYPWLFEQDLDWSSIKTRVWAMRALGVPYSDEEYANARELAEKQAQEVVAKLIEDAPSLKSKAASLEKSEGIALIAYLQRMGTDITKEAEPEADAK, translated from the coding sequence ATGGCGAATGACTCGGCAGTGACAAAAAAAGCATCGATAGCGGTAAGCGGGGAGAGCTTGGAAGAGTTCAGTTACGATGACGCGATTGTGCGTAAGTTTCTGACGGCGATGCTGATTTGGGGGATCGTAGCATTTTTGGTGGGTTTGATCATTGCGATTGAGCTGTTTTTGCCAAGCTTGAAAGAATCACTTCTCAATGGTGTGTTGGCGAGTCTATTGCCGGCGGCGATCGCAGAGCTTTGTGTGAACGCGATTGATTCGTTTTTTGGTATTCAGTATTTGACGTTTGCGAGGCTGCGGCCGTTGCATACGAATGCGGCGATCTTTGCGTTTGCGGGGAATGCGATATTTGCGGCGGTGTATTATTCGACGCAGCGTTTATGTAAAGCGCGGATGTGGTCGGATAAATTAAGCATCGCACACTTCTGGGGTTGGCAATTGATTATTGTGAGTGCGGCGTTGACGCTGCCTTTGGGGATTACGCAGGGTAAAGAATATGCGGAGTTGGAGTGGCCGATTGACATTGCGATTGCAGTAGTTTGGCTAGTGATTTTTGGTGGTAACTTCCTGATGACGGTTTTGAAGCGTCGGGAAAGGCATATGTATGTGTCGTTGTGGTTTTATATTGCGACGATTGTGACGGTGGCGTTGCTGCATGTGTTTAACAACTTGGTTGTGCCGAGCGGGCTTTTTAAGAGTTACTCGATGTATGCGGGTGTGCAGGATGCGTTCATGCAGTGGTGGTATGGGCATAATGCTGTTGCATTCTTTTTGACGACGCCGTTCTTGGGGTTGATGTATTACTTTTTGCCGAAGGCTGCGGATCGTCCGGTGTTCAGTTACCGATTGTCGATCATTCACTTTTGGAGCTTGGTGTTTATTTACATTTGGGCGGGGCCGCACCATTTGCATTACACGGCGCTGCCTGACTGGGCGAGTAGCTTGGGGATGTTGTTTAGCTTGATGTTGTGGATGCCGTCATGGGGTGGCATGATTAATGGTTTGTTGACGCTGCGTGGTGCTTGGCACAAGGTACTGACTGATCCGGTTTTGAAGTTCTTTGTGGTGGCGATCACGTTCTATGGGATGTCAACGTTTGAAGGTCCGTTGTTGTCGATCAAAGCAGTGAATGCGTTGTCGCATTACACGGACTGGACGATTGCACATGTGCATGCGGGTGCGCTGGGTTGGAATGGCTTTATGGCGTTTGGCATGTTGTACTGGTTGGCGCCACGTATTTTCCAGACAAAGTTGTGGAGCCAAAAGATGGCGAACGCACACTTCTGGATGGGTACGATTGGTATTTTGCTGTATATCCTGGCGATTTATGTCGCTGGTTTGGCGCAGGGTTTGATGTGGCGTGCGATTGATGACAATGGTCAGCTTCAGTTTGCGGATTTCATCGTGACGATCGATTCGATTATTCCGATGTACTATGTGCGTGCTGTGGGTGGAGCGTTGTTCTTGTTTGGTGGTTTGATGTGTGCGGTGAACTATTTTATGACTTGGAGGAGTCGCCCATCGACCTATGAAGAGCCAGTCTATGCAGCGGCGCCGCTGAAGAAGGTTTACGAAGGATCGGAATCTAAGGCTGAGGCACGCATTGATGGTGTGCTTGATTCGGCGAAGGCGATTGATCGGTTTAATCAGTTTAAGTGGCATAGACGTTGGGAGCGTTTGCCGGTTCGATTTACTGTCTTTGTTGTGGTGAGTGTGACGGTTGCGAGTTTGTTTGAAATTATTCCGACCTTCTTAATTCGTTCGAATGTACCGACGATTGCAAGTGTGAAGCCGTATACGCCGTTGGAGTTGGCGGGCCGTGATGTTTATATCGCGGAGGGTTGCTACAACTGTCACTCGCAGATGATTCGTCCAATTTTTGCGGAAGAGTTGCGATACGGTGAGTACAGTAAGCCGGGCGAGTTTGTTTATGACCATCCGTTCCAGTGGGGATCTAGACGAATCGGGCCAGACCTGGCTCGTGAGGGTGTGACACGTCCACAGGCGCTGTGGCATTATCGTCACTTCCTGAATCCGCCAGATACTTCGCCTCGCTCGTTGATGCCTCCATATCCGTGGTTATTTGAGCAGGATTTGGACTGGAGTTCGATCAAAACGCGCGTATGGGCGATGCGTGCATTAGGTGTTCCGTATAGCGATGAAGAGTATGCGAATGCTCGTGAGTTGGCTGAGAAGCAGGCACAGGAAGTTGTTGCGAAGTTGATCGAAGATGCGCCGTCACTTAAATCAAAGGCGGCATCGCTTGAGAAGAGTGAGGGGATTGCATTGATCGCGTATTTGCAGCGAATGGGTACGGACATCACGAAGGAAGCTGAGCCTGAGGCAGATGCGAAGTGA